One segment of Coffea arabica cultivar ET-39 chromosome 7c, Coffea Arabica ET-39 HiFi, whole genome shotgun sequence DNA contains the following:
- the LOC113698885 gene encoding UDP-glycosyltransferase 83A1-like, which translates to MPSKIDDFNNPLHCTDRIQGRGPLVGWAPRQKVSSHPSVACFLSHCGWNSAIEGVSNGLPFLCWPYFADQFLNQSYICDAWKLGGRLNRDENGIVGREEIKNKVELLLTDQGFKARAALDLKAKAMNNTAAESGRSGKNFNNFVKWVKDERNDSCSQEA; encoded by the exons ATGCCCTCAAAGATTGATGATTTCAACAATCCTCT GCATTGCACAGACAGAATACAGGGAAGAGGGCCGCTAGTTGGTTGGGCACCTCGACAAAAGGTCTCGAGTCATCCTTCTGTGGCTTGCTTCCTAAGCCACTGTGGTTGGAATTCTGCCATTGAGGGCGTTAGCAATGGTCTTCCATTCCTTTGCTGGCCTTACTTTGCAGACCAATTCCTTAACCAGAGCTACATCTGTGATGCATGGAAGCTTGGAGGACGACTCAACCGAGATGAAAATGGAATTGTTGGACGAGAAGAAATAAAGAATAAGGTCGAGCTGCTTCTAACTGATCAAGGATTCAAAGCAAGGGCGGCCCTGGATTTAAAAGCAAAGGCGATGAATAATACTGCTGCAGAAAGCGGACGCTCTGGAAAGAATTTCAACAATTTTGTCAAGTGGGTTAAGGATGAAAGGAATGATTCCTGCTCTCAAGAGGCCTGA
- the LOC113698975 gene encoding F-box protein At5g39250-like isoform X1: protein MSKLSFRETHSFAVRMPCDEILKAVFPLLEGADLAKCMVVNKQWREIAQDDYFWKCLCAKRWPAICKRPQPPTVTYHKLFKTFYKRQHRRALLPPRLSLNDLEFYVDIWTEDRLIFSEVVPGPTLQNGIWIPPPGICDVLKYHLEGSGYKMILPVEPRFTIPLSHSVSVSVLVVRKDSNKVACIIDKSVFDYIDRTAYRALAFDYLDISPSNPFVSEIRAWISLLFLDNGNNEGIIDVFGIELDFCDAANSEEEVLWLLDILDWK, encoded by the exons A TGAGCAAGTTATCTTTCCGTGAAACTCATTCTTTTGCAGTAAGAATGCCATGTGACGAAAtcttgaaggctgttttcccaCTTCTTGAAGGTGCTGATCTGGCTAAATGTATGGTGGTTAATAAACAGTGGCGAGAGATTGCTCAAGATGATTATTTCTGGAAATGCCTGTGTGCCAAGAGATGGCCAGCAATATGTAAACGGCCGCAACCTCCGACAGTAACCTACCACAAACTTTTTAAAACCTTTTATAAGCGTCAACATCGCCGGGCACTTCTCCCTCCTAGGCTGTCTTTAAATGACTTGGAATTCTATGTTGACATTTGGACTGAGGACCGTTTAATCTTCTCGGAGGTAGTTCCTGGACCTACCCTCCAGAATGGAATTTGGATCCCACCTCCTGGAATCTGTGATGTGCTTAAGTATCACTTGGAGGGTTCAGGGTATAAGATGATTCTACCTGTTGAGCCAAGGTTTACCATTCCATTGAGTCACTCAGTTTCCGTATCTGTGCTTGTAGTGCGCAAGGATTCCAACAAAGTTGCATGCATAATTGACAAATCTGTGTTTGACTATATAGACCGGACAGCTTATCGGGCTCTAGCATTTGACTACCTTGATATTTCACCTAGCAACCCTTTTGTTTCTGAGATTCGAGCATGGATCTCTTTGTTATTCTTGGATAATGGCAATAATGAAGGGATCATTGATGTTTTTGgtattgagttggatttctgTGATGCTGCCAACTCAGAGGAAGAGGTCCTCTGGCTGCTAGACATTCTTGATTGGAAGTGA
- the LOC113700123 gene encoding uncharacterized protein isoform X2, translating into MSQFAEHHVKGSEVFVGGLPHTVTESTIHEIFSHCGEIVEIRLIKDQKGSIKDFCFVRFATKEAAEKAVREKSGFVLDGKKIGVLPSKEQDTLFFGNLNKGWSTYEFEGIIRQVFPDVISVDLASPVGETKSIKQRNRGFAFVKFSSHAAAARAFRVGSKADFMLGGNLHPAVQWVEDQPEIDPAALAKIKIAFIRNLPFSADENYLKKLFEPFGEIEKVVLWRKGSSPVGFVHFTKRADLENAIRGMNGKTVQWPRGGPTSMLSIEVARPIDRSKKRLRDDSHEKKANKVPSHTPSANLGIPLSSDCTSGSQKVAQKEVEYEDPYEVAVLLLPLSVRERLLRILRLGIATRFDIDIQNLTSLKKLPESAAISVLDQFMLSGADKENRGVYLAALISRVDQLLLGRSPGGLSRVGDLIKSDVAISSFSSRVHLPVDDSFIPHVGSTRSSFISQVHFPVVDSLASPAYLSVPRSGNYVPRYSALVSDYPIMTRESVELTKEASSSPLQPCGRLTLDPQITEMADRPPRRPQIRFDPLTGEPYKFDPFTGERILPDNPQHRF; encoded by the exons ATGAGCCAGTTTGCTGAGCATCATG TTAAGGGTTCTGAAGTGTTTGTTGGCGGTTTGCCTCACACAGTGACTGAAAGTACTATCCATGAG ATATTCTCTCATTGTGGGGAAATTGTTGAAATACGTCTTATAAAGGATCAAAAAGGCAGCATAAAG GACTTTTGCTTTGTGCGTTTTGCAACAAAAGAGGCTGCTGAGAAGGCCGTGAGAGAAAAATCTGGATTTGTG CTAGATGGAAAGAAAATCGGTGTTCTCCCGTCTAAAGAGCAGGATACTTTGTTTTTCGGAAACCTCAATAAAG GTTGGAGTACTTATGAATTTGAGGGAATTATACGTCAG GTTTTTCCTGATGTTATTTCTGTTGATCTTGCCTCACCGGTGGGAGAAACAAAATCTATAAAGCAACGAAATCGTGGTTTTGCTTTTGTGAAGTTCTCCTCTCATGCT GCCGCTGCGAGGGCATTTCGGGTTGGTTCGAAAGCAGATTTTATGCTTGGTGGTAATCTGCATCCAGCTGTTCAATGGGTTGAGGATCAACCTGAAATTGATCCAGCTGCCCTAGCCAAG ATCAAAATTGCATTTATCAGGAACCTTCCATTTAGTGCTGATGAAAACTATTTGAAGAAATTATTTGAGCCTTTCGGAGAG ATAGAAAAAGTAGTGCTGTGGAGAAAGGGTAGCTCCCCTGTTGGGTTTGTCCACTTTACCAAACGAGCA GATCTTGAAAATGCTATAAGGGGAATGAATGGGAAGACAGTACAATGGCCTAGAGGAGGTCCAACGTCTATGCTTTCG ATAGAAGTAGCAAGGCCAATTGACAGAAGCAAGAAGCGCTTACGTGACGACTCACACGAGAAAAAAGCAAATAAGGTTCCAAGTCACACCCCAAGTGCCAATTTGGGAATTCCTTTGTCCAGTGATTGTACATCTGGTTCGCAAAAGGTGGCTCAAAAG GAAGTTGAGTATGAGGATCCTTATGAAGTGGCTGTACTGTTATTACCTTTAAGCGTCAGAGAACGGCTACTTAGGATATTGCGACTTGGTATTGCTACTCGATTTGAT ATTGACATTCAAAACTTGACCAGTCTCAAAAAACTACCTGAATCCGCTGCTATATCTGTCCTTGACCAG TTTATGTTATCAGGAGCAGACAAAGAAAACAGAGGAGTTTATCTTGCCGCATTAATTTCTAGG GTTGACCAGCTGCTTCTGGGTCGATCTCCAGGTGGTTTGTCAAGGGTAGGAGATCTTATTAAGAGTGATGTGGCTATTTCCAGCTTCTCCAGTAGAGTTCATTTGCCAGTTGATGATTCTTTTATCCCTCATGTGGGCTCGACACGGTCTAG CTTCATTAGTCAAGTCCATTTCCCAGTTGTGGATTCTCTTGCCTCACCTGCATACTTGTCAGTGCCCAG GTCAGGCAACTATGTGCCCCGCTATTCTGCATTAGTTTCCGACTATCCCATAATGACTCGAGAATCGGTTGAACTAACAAAAGAGGCGAGCTCTTCACCTTTGCAGCCTTGCGGAAGATTGACGTTGGATCCCCAAATAACAGAAATGGCTGATCGTCCACCTCGTCGGCCCCAAATCAGATTCGACCCTTTGACTGGCGAACCATACAAATTTGACCCTTTCACAGGTGAACGAATCCTTCCAGATAATCCACAGCACCGTTTTTAA
- the LOC113697873 gene encoding UDP-glycosyltransferase 83A1-like, which yields MANPHVLVIPFPVQGHVIPLMELAQCLVEHGFMITFVNTEVTHERVLDALADKGLLDDRIRLVAIPDGLESAEERKIPGKLAEAIYRVMPGKLEELIREINASEEEPITCVIADQGLGWALEVAGKMGIRRAAFLTAAAASLVLGFRIPCLIDDGIIDHDGTPIKKQTLQLAPTMPLMNTSDFVWARVANLALQKIIFGAMVQNNRLVKLADWLVCNSTYDLEPGAFDLAPEIKPIGPLLASNRLGNSAGNFWMEDSTCLEWLDKQPPGSVIYVAFGSFATFSKPQFEELALGLELTNRPFLWVLRQDTKDGTNATYVEGFQPKTATQGQIVSWAPQQKVLSHPAIACFLSHCGWNSTVESVSNGVPMLCWPYFADQFFNQSYICDIWKVGLGFKRDASGAIAHGEIKNKVDELLGTMTFKERALHLKERLMNNIGEGGSSHENFTNFVDWMKTQKSS from the exons ATGGCCAACCCGCACGTCCTGGTGATTCCTTTTCCTGTGCAAGGGCACGTAATTCCCTTGATGGAGCTTGCACAATGCTTAGTCGAGCATGGCTTCATGATCACATTCGTCAATACTGAAGTCACTCACGAGCGGGTTCTCGATGCATTGGCAGATAAAGGTTTATTGGATGATCGTATTCGTTTGGTTGCGATCCCCGATGGGCTGGAATCAGCGGAGGAAAGGAAGATCCCTGGGAAGTTAGCCGAGGCCATCTACAGAGTCATGCCCGGGAAACTTGAGGAGTTGATAAGAGAGATCAATGCATCAGAGGAGGAGCCAATTACTTGTGTCATTGCAGATCAGGGTCTTGGGTGGGCCCTGGAAGTTGCGGGGAAGATGGGAATCAGGCGAGCGGCCTTCTTGACAGCAGCAGCTGCTTCCTTGGTCTTGGGATTTAGAATTCCTTGCCTCATTGATGATGGGATAATAGACCACGATG GAACTCCGATAAAGAAGCAGACGCTGCAGCTTGCACCAACCATGCCTTTGATGAATACATCAGACTTTGTTTGGGCACGCGTAGCGAACTTGGCTTTGCAGAAAATCATTTTTGGAGCCATGGTGCAAAACAACAgacttgtgaagttggcggacTGGCTGGTTTGTAACTCAACTTATGACCTTGAGCCTGGAGCATTCGACTTGGCTCCAGAGATTAAGCCCATTGGCCCGCTCCTAGCAAGCAACCGCCTGGGGAATTCAGCAGGGAACTTCTGGATGGAGGACTCAACCTGTCTGGAATGGCTCGATAAGCAACCACCTGGCTCAGTGATCTATGTCGCATTTGGCAGCTTTGCAACATTTAGCAAACCTCAGTTCGAGGAATTAGCTCTAGGCCTTGAACTCACTAACAGGCCATTCCTGTGGGTTCTGAGACAAGATACGAAAGATGGGACCAATGCAACTTATGTAGAAGGATTTCAACCCAAAACAGCAACTCAAGGTCAAATAGTGAGCTGGGCACCGCAGCAAAAGGTTCTGAGTCATCCTGCTATTGCTTGCTTTTTGAGTCATTGTGGTTGGAACTCCACAGTGGAAAGCGTAAGCAATGGAGTTCCCATGTTATGCTGGCCTTACTTTGCTGACCAGTTCTTTAACCAGAGCTATATATGTGATATTTGGAAGGTTGGGCTAGGATTCAAACGAGACGCAAGTGGGGCAATCGCACATGGCGAAATAAAGAACAAGGTGGATGAACTGCTAGGTACAATGACGTTCAAGGAGAGAGCTTTGCATCTCAAGGAAAGACTGATGAATAACATTGGAGAAGGAGGAAGCTCCCACGAGAATTTCACCAATTTTGTTGATTGGATGAAAACACAGAAGAGCTCTTGA
- the LOC113698882 gene encoding 2S sulfur-rich seed storage protein 2-like, with the protein MRTRGGQSQQRCRRQIRQQFEQLRHCQQYLSEGSPFEMDIMNQQGRQQQHLRQCCQALQNFDEKCQCGPSNNGTYAHAGTNLDKLSSETLQLGRQKIRRCL; encoded by the exons ATGAGAACTAGGGGGGGTCAATCCCAGCAGAGATGCCGCCGGCAGATTCGACAACAATTTGAGCAGCTCCGACATTGCCAGCAGTACTTATCCGAGGGGAGCCCTTTCGAGATGGACATCATGAACCAGCAGGGACGGCAGCAGCAGCACCTCAGACAATGCTGCCAAGCACTTCAGAACTTCGACGAGAAGTGCCAATGCGGGCC CAGTAACAATGGAACATATGCCCATGCAGGTACAAATCTCGACAAATTGTCGTCAGAAACTCTACAATTAGGAAGACAAAAAATCAGGCGTTGCTTGTGA
- the LOC113700123 gene encoding uncharacterized protein isoform X1: protein MSQFAEHHVKGSEVFVGGLPHTVTESTIHEIFSHCGEIVEIRLIKDQKGSIKDFCFVRFATKEAAEKAVREKSGFVLDGKKIGVLPSKEQDTLFFGNLNKGWSTYEFEGIIRQVFPDVISVDLASPVGETKSIKQRNRGFAFVKFSSHAAAARAFRVGSKADFMLGGNLHPAVQWVEDQPEIDPAALAKIKIAFIRNLPFSADENYLKKLFEPFGEIEKVVLWRKGSSPVGFVHFTKRADLENAIRGMNGKTVQWPRGGPTSMLSIEVARPIDRSKKRLRDDSHEKKANKVPSHTPSANLGIPLSSDCTSGSQKVAQKEVEYEDPYEVAVLLLPLSVRERLLRILRLGIATRFDIDIQNLTSLKKLPESAAISVLDQFMLSGADKENRGVYLAALISRHQVDQLLLGRSPGGLSRVGDLIKSDVAISSFSSRVHLPVDDSFIPHVGSTRSSFISQVHFPVVDSLASPAYLSVPRSGNYVPRYSALVSDYPIMTRESVELTKEASSSPLQPCGRLTLDPQITEMADRPPRRPQIRFDPLTGEPYKFDPFTGERILPDNPQHRF from the exons ATGAGCCAGTTTGCTGAGCATCATG TTAAGGGTTCTGAAGTGTTTGTTGGCGGTTTGCCTCACACAGTGACTGAAAGTACTATCCATGAG ATATTCTCTCATTGTGGGGAAATTGTTGAAATACGTCTTATAAAGGATCAAAAAGGCAGCATAAAG GACTTTTGCTTTGTGCGTTTTGCAACAAAAGAGGCTGCTGAGAAGGCCGTGAGAGAAAAATCTGGATTTGTG CTAGATGGAAAGAAAATCGGTGTTCTCCCGTCTAAAGAGCAGGATACTTTGTTTTTCGGAAACCTCAATAAAG GTTGGAGTACTTATGAATTTGAGGGAATTATACGTCAG GTTTTTCCTGATGTTATTTCTGTTGATCTTGCCTCACCGGTGGGAGAAACAAAATCTATAAAGCAACGAAATCGTGGTTTTGCTTTTGTGAAGTTCTCCTCTCATGCT GCCGCTGCGAGGGCATTTCGGGTTGGTTCGAAAGCAGATTTTATGCTTGGTGGTAATCTGCATCCAGCTGTTCAATGGGTTGAGGATCAACCTGAAATTGATCCAGCTGCCCTAGCCAAG ATCAAAATTGCATTTATCAGGAACCTTCCATTTAGTGCTGATGAAAACTATTTGAAGAAATTATTTGAGCCTTTCGGAGAG ATAGAAAAAGTAGTGCTGTGGAGAAAGGGTAGCTCCCCTGTTGGGTTTGTCCACTTTACCAAACGAGCA GATCTTGAAAATGCTATAAGGGGAATGAATGGGAAGACAGTACAATGGCCTAGAGGAGGTCCAACGTCTATGCTTTCG ATAGAAGTAGCAAGGCCAATTGACAGAAGCAAGAAGCGCTTACGTGACGACTCACACGAGAAAAAAGCAAATAAGGTTCCAAGTCACACCCCAAGTGCCAATTTGGGAATTCCTTTGTCCAGTGATTGTACATCTGGTTCGCAAAAGGTGGCTCAAAAG GAAGTTGAGTATGAGGATCCTTATGAAGTGGCTGTACTGTTATTACCTTTAAGCGTCAGAGAACGGCTACTTAGGATATTGCGACTTGGTATTGCTACTCGATTTGAT ATTGACATTCAAAACTTGACCAGTCTCAAAAAACTACCTGAATCCGCTGCTATATCTGTCCTTGACCAG TTTATGTTATCAGGAGCAGACAAAGAAAACAGAGGAGTTTATCTTGCCGCATTAATTTCTAGG CATCAGGTTGACCAGCTGCTTCTGGGTCGATCTCCAGGTGGTTTGTCAAGGGTAGGAGATCTTATTAAGAGTGATGTGGCTATTTCCAGCTTCTCCAGTAGAGTTCATTTGCCAGTTGATGATTCTTTTATCCCTCATGTGGGCTCGACACGGTCTAG CTTCATTAGTCAAGTCCATTTCCCAGTTGTGGATTCTCTTGCCTCACCTGCATACTTGTCAGTGCCCAG GTCAGGCAACTATGTGCCCCGCTATTCTGCATTAGTTTCCGACTATCCCATAATGACTCGAGAATCGGTTGAACTAACAAAAGAGGCGAGCTCTTCACCTTTGCAGCCTTGCGGAAGATTGACGTTGGATCCCCAAATAACAGAAATGGCTGATCGTCCACCTCGTCGGCCCCAAATCAGATTCGACCCTTTGACTGGCGAACCATACAAATTTGACCCTTTCACAGGTGAACGAATCCTTCCAGATAATCCACAGCACCGTTTTTAA
- the LOC113700123 gene encoding heterogeneous nuclear ribonucleoprotein Q-like isoform X3, whose product MSQFAEHHVKGSEVFVGGLPHTVTESTIHEIFSHCGEIVEIRLIKDQKGSIKDFCFVRFATKEAAEKAVREKSGFVLDGKKIGVLPSKEQDTLFFGNLNKGWSTYEFEGIIRQVFPDVISVDLASPVGETKSIKQRNRGFAFVKFSSHAAAARAFRVGSKADFMLGGNLHPAVQWVEDQPEIDPAALAKIKIAFIRNLPFSADENYLKKLFEPFGEIEKVVLWRKGSSPVGFVHFTKRADLENAIRGMNGKTVQWPRGGPTSMLSIEVARPIDRSKKRLRDDSHEKKANKVPSHTPSANLGIPLSSDCTSGSQKVAQKEVEYEDPYEVAVLLLPLSVRERLLRILRLGIATRFDIDIQNLTSLKKLPESAAISVLDQEQTKKTEEFILPH is encoded by the exons ATGAGCCAGTTTGCTGAGCATCATG TTAAGGGTTCTGAAGTGTTTGTTGGCGGTTTGCCTCACACAGTGACTGAAAGTACTATCCATGAG ATATTCTCTCATTGTGGGGAAATTGTTGAAATACGTCTTATAAAGGATCAAAAAGGCAGCATAAAG GACTTTTGCTTTGTGCGTTTTGCAACAAAAGAGGCTGCTGAGAAGGCCGTGAGAGAAAAATCTGGATTTGTG CTAGATGGAAAGAAAATCGGTGTTCTCCCGTCTAAAGAGCAGGATACTTTGTTTTTCGGAAACCTCAATAAAG GTTGGAGTACTTATGAATTTGAGGGAATTATACGTCAG GTTTTTCCTGATGTTATTTCTGTTGATCTTGCCTCACCGGTGGGAGAAACAAAATCTATAAAGCAACGAAATCGTGGTTTTGCTTTTGTGAAGTTCTCCTCTCATGCT GCCGCTGCGAGGGCATTTCGGGTTGGTTCGAAAGCAGATTTTATGCTTGGTGGTAATCTGCATCCAGCTGTTCAATGGGTTGAGGATCAACCTGAAATTGATCCAGCTGCCCTAGCCAAG ATCAAAATTGCATTTATCAGGAACCTTCCATTTAGTGCTGATGAAAACTATTTGAAGAAATTATTTGAGCCTTTCGGAGAG ATAGAAAAAGTAGTGCTGTGGAGAAAGGGTAGCTCCCCTGTTGGGTTTGTCCACTTTACCAAACGAGCA GATCTTGAAAATGCTATAAGGGGAATGAATGGGAAGACAGTACAATGGCCTAGAGGAGGTCCAACGTCTATGCTTTCG ATAGAAGTAGCAAGGCCAATTGACAGAAGCAAGAAGCGCTTACGTGACGACTCACACGAGAAAAAAGCAAATAAGGTTCCAAGTCACACCCCAAGTGCCAATTTGGGAATTCCTTTGTCCAGTGATTGTACATCTGGTTCGCAAAAGGTGGCTCAAAAG GAAGTTGAGTATGAGGATCCTTATGAAGTGGCTGTACTGTTATTACCTTTAAGCGTCAGAGAACGGCTACTTAGGATATTGCGACTTGGTATTGCTACTCGATTTGAT ATTGACATTCAAAACTTGACCAGTCTCAAAAAACTACCTGAATCCGCTGCTATATCTGTCCTTGACCAG GAGCAGACAAAGAAAACAGAGGAGTTTATCTTGCCGCATTAA
- the LOC113698975 gene encoding F-box protein At5g39250-like isoform X2: protein MPCDEILKAVFPLLEGADLAKCMVVNKQWREIAQDDYFWKCLCAKRWPAICKRPQPPTVTYHKLFKTFYKRQHRRALLPPRLSLNDLEFYVDIWTEDRLIFSEVVPGPTLQNGIWIPPPGICDVLKYHLEGSGYKMILPVEPRFTIPLSHSVSVSVLVVRKDSNKVACIIDKSVFDYIDRTAYRALAFDYLDISPSNPFVSEIRAWISLLFLDNGNNEGIIDVFGIELDFCDAANSEEEVLWLLDILDWK, encoded by the coding sequence ATGCCATGTGACGAAAtcttgaaggctgttttcccaCTTCTTGAAGGTGCTGATCTGGCTAAATGTATGGTGGTTAATAAACAGTGGCGAGAGATTGCTCAAGATGATTATTTCTGGAAATGCCTGTGTGCCAAGAGATGGCCAGCAATATGTAAACGGCCGCAACCTCCGACAGTAACCTACCACAAACTTTTTAAAACCTTTTATAAGCGTCAACATCGCCGGGCACTTCTCCCTCCTAGGCTGTCTTTAAATGACTTGGAATTCTATGTTGACATTTGGACTGAGGACCGTTTAATCTTCTCGGAGGTAGTTCCTGGACCTACCCTCCAGAATGGAATTTGGATCCCACCTCCTGGAATCTGTGATGTGCTTAAGTATCACTTGGAGGGTTCAGGGTATAAGATGATTCTACCTGTTGAGCCAAGGTTTACCATTCCATTGAGTCACTCAGTTTCCGTATCTGTGCTTGTAGTGCGCAAGGATTCCAACAAAGTTGCATGCATAATTGACAAATCTGTGTTTGACTATATAGACCGGACAGCTTATCGGGCTCTAGCATTTGACTACCTTGATATTTCACCTAGCAACCCTTTTGTTTCTGAGATTCGAGCATGGATCTCTTTGTTATTCTTGGATAATGGCAATAATGAAGGGATCATTGATGTTTTTGgtattgagttggatttctgTGATGCTGCCAACTCAGAGGAAGAGGTCCTCTGGCTGCTAGACATTCTTGATTGGAAGTGA